A region of Acidobacteriota bacterium DNA encodes the following proteins:
- a CDS encoding allantoinase, with the protein MANLTLVYGMRLLPSDEIKSVGDAPVQLKNGHTARVTMHVLEGSKEEIEAQLRNSVEAFFDIYPEI; encoded by the coding sequence ATGGCGAATCTCACACTCGTGTATGGCATGCGATTACTGCCATCTGACGAAATCAAATCCGTAGGCGACGCTCCCGTGCAATTAAAAAATGGACATACAGCGCGCGTCACCATGCATGTGCTCGAAGGGAGCAAAGAGGAGATCGAGGCTCAACTACGAAACAGCGTGGAGGCATTCTTCGATATTTATCCGGAGATATGA